Proteins encoded by one window of Salicibibacter halophilus:
- the gyrA gene encoding DNA gyrase subunit A, producing MADHESNVHEINISQEMQTSFLDYAMSVIVSRALPDVRDGMKPVHRRILYAMNELGMTPDKAHKKSARIVGDVIGKYHPHGDSAVYETMVRMAQDFSYRYMLVDGHGNFGSVDGDSAAAMRYTEARMSKISNELVRDIRKDTVDYQDNYDGAEREPVVLPARFPNLLVNGAAGIAVGMATNIPPHQLGEVIDGVLALSRNPEMNVDELMEYIPGPDFPTAGLIMGRSGIRKAYHTGRGSITIRANAHINQQRSGKEEIIVTELPYQVNKARLVEKIAELVREKKLDGITDLRDETSRKGMRIVMELRKDANANVLLNNLYKWTAMQTTFGVNLLALVNGQPQVLNLKQSLSLYLDHQVEVIRRRTQFDLNKAEARAHILEGLRVALDHIDAIIELIRSSETTDIARQGLIENYDLSHEQAQAILDMRLQRLTGLERDKIENEYNELIERIAELKAILADNEKVLNIIRDELSDVKKRFNDERRTAIHASENVLEDEDLIPQENVVISITHEGYIKRLPLTTYRSQRRGGRGIQGMGTNDGDFVEHLFTTNSHHTILFFSNKGKVYRLKAYEVPELKRTAKGIPVINLLQIEKGEEISTVIPIEKYRDDAYLLFITKKGIAKRTPLSAYANIRKGGLFAINIREDDELHGVRLTDGESDVILGTKNGISIRFNEADVRLMGRTATGVKGISLDPNDEVIGMDMIEKGQDVLLVTNKGFGKRTKEDEFKVQNRGGKGIKACTLTERTGHLIALRVVADEHDLMVITEKGIVIRMHVSEISELGRYAQGVMLIRVDDNEEVSTVAPIEAEEMEEETEEVEEEQDEE from the coding sequence ATGGCAGACCATGAATCTAATGTCCACGAAATTAATATAAGTCAAGAAATGCAGACGTCGTTCCTGGATTATGCCATGAGCGTAATTGTCAGTCGTGCCCTCCCCGATGTGCGCGACGGCATGAAACCTGTGCATCGGCGCATCCTTTATGCGATGAACGAACTGGGGATGACCCCGGACAAAGCTCATAAAAAATCAGCGCGAATCGTCGGGGATGTCATCGGTAAATACCATCCCCATGGCGACAGCGCTGTCTATGAAACGATGGTGCGCATGGCACAGGATTTCAGTTACCGGTACATGCTCGTGGACGGACATGGAAACTTCGGATCGGTCGACGGGGATTCTGCAGCAGCCATGCGGTATACGGAAGCGCGTATGTCAAAAATCTCTAACGAGCTCGTGCGGGATATTCGCAAAGACACGGTGGATTACCAAGACAATTACGATGGCGCCGAGAGAGAACCTGTCGTGTTACCGGCGCGCTTTCCAAACTTGCTTGTAAACGGAGCAGCCGGGATCGCGGTTGGCATGGCGACAAATATCCCCCCGCACCAATTGGGAGAAGTCATCGATGGTGTATTGGCCTTGAGCCGAAATCCCGAGATGAATGTTGACGAATTGATGGAGTATATTCCCGGGCCCGATTTTCCAACGGCAGGATTGATCATGGGGCGAAGCGGAATCCGAAAAGCCTATCACACAGGCCGGGGGTCCATCACCATACGGGCTAACGCGCACATAAACCAGCAACGAAGCGGCAAAGAAGAAATTATCGTTACGGAGTTGCCGTACCAGGTAAATAAAGCACGGCTCGTTGAAAAAATTGCCGAGCTTGTGCGGGAGAAAAAGCTTGATGGGATCACGGACTTGCGGGATGAAACGTCTCGAAAAGGCATGCGCATTGTAATGGAACTTCGCAAGGATGCAAATGCCAATGTGCTTTTAAACAACTTGTATAAATGGACGGCTATGCAAACGACGTTTGGCGTTAACCTGTTGGCACTTGTGAACGGACAGCCGCAGGTGCTCAATCTCAAACAATCGCTAAGCCTTTATCTTGACCACCAGGTCGAAGTGATTCGCCGGCGCACCCAGTTCGATTTGAACAAGGCAGAAGCGCGCGCGCACATTTTAGAAGGATTAAGGGTTGCCCTTGATCACATTGATGCGATCATCGAATTAATTCGCTCGTCTGAAACGACCGATATTGCCCGCCAAGGCTTGATCGAAAACTATGACCTAAGCCATGAACAAGCGCAAGCGATCCTTGATATGCGTTTGCAACGTCTCACCGGTCTTGAACGGGATAAGATCGAAAATGAATATAACGAGTTGATTGAACGAATCGCGGAACTAAAAGCGATTTTGGCCGATAATGAGAAAGTCCTCAATATTATTCGCGATGAACTGAGCGACGTCAAAAAACGTTTCAATGATGAGCGCCGTACAGCCATTCATGCAAGCGAAAATGTCCTGGAAGACGAAGATTTAATTCCTCAGGAAAATGTCGTCATCAGCATTACCCATGAAGGGTACATTAAACGCTTGCCGCTTACGACATATCGCAGTCAGCGCCGCGGAGGACGCGGAATTCAAGGAATGGGCACGAATGATGGAGATTTCGTCGAACATCTGTTTACGACTAACTCCCATCACACGATCCTTTTCTTTTCAAACAAAGGAAAGGTGTATCGCCTGAAAGCGTACGAAGTGCCCGAGTTAAAACGTACGGCTAAAGGGATACCGGTGATCAACCTCCTGCAAATCGAAAAGGGGGAGGAAATCAGCACCGTGATCCCGATTGAAAAATACCGGGACGATGCCTATCTGCTGTTTATCACGAAAAAAGGCATTGCCAAACGAACCCCATTATCCGCGTATGCAAACATTCGAAAGGGCGGCCTCTTTGCCATTAATATCCGGGAAGATGATGAACTTCACGGCGTACGCCTTACGGACGGCGAAAGTGATGTCATCCTCGGCACCAAAAACGGCATTTCTATCCGGTTTAATGAAGCAGATGTGAGGCTCATGGGCCGGACGGCTACCGGTGTGAAAGGCATTTCTCTTGATCCGAATGATGAAGTCATTGGCATGGATATGATCGAAAAAGGGCAGGATGTTCTGCTCGTGACCAATAAAGGCTTTGGAAAAAGGACCAAAGAAGATGAATTCAAAGTGCAGAATCGCGGCGGCAAAGGGATAAAAGCATGCACGCTCACCGAGCGAACCGGGCATCTAATCGCTCTCAGGGTTGTGGCCGATGAACATGATTTAATGGTGATCACGGAAAAAGGCATCGTTATCCGCATGCATGTTAGCGAAATCTCTGAGCTTGGGAGATATGCCCAAGGGGTCATGCTTATTAGGGTAGATGATAATGAAGAAGTTTCTACCGTAGCCCCCATTGAAGCGGAGGAAATGGAAGAGGAAACTGAAGAAGTAGAAGAAGAACAAGACGAAGAATAA
- the remB gene encoding extracellular matrix regulator RemB: MFVHIGGYTVIRSKDIVAILNYDVHESSTVTQQYLASLNENEIVKIAPDGDSTKSLVVTSEKLYHSPISSTTLKRRSQNMLDDGNDEP, translated from the coding sequence TTGTTTGTTCACATTGGTGGATACACAGTCATCCGTTCCAAAGATATCGTCGCCATTTTAAATTACGATGTCCATGAATCATCGACGGTTACACAACAATATCTCGCGTCATTGAATGAGAACGAGATCGTGAAAATAGCGCCGGATGGCGACTCAACGAAATCGCTCGTCGTCACCAGCGAGAAATTATATCATTCACCCATTTCCTCCACGACGCTTAAACGCCGTTCGCAAAATATGCTTGATGACGGCAACGATGAACCATGA
- a CDS encoding YaaC family protein, with the protein MHTFTDFQRYTVTETLTKRLYDRYQSILDEDSYAKKYTYENTLPFIHRWQQGRSLLEEGKRMPFHAKPLLLFYGFGHLLKALILLYDPSYPATTNVLAHGASTRKRKRKEYRFIDDEVKIQKHGLFPHLLQHMFQMDPAGYDRFQMATLFLQVPLLQDSVRADPRFKAKRKTATLPALLVHYLLLYNLSMITRYETEWWGSSSPSVLRLIFR; encoded by the coding sequence TTGCATACATTTACTGACTTTCAGCGATATACGGTGACTGAAACCTTGACAAAAAGGCTCTATGACCGTTATCAAAGCATCCTGGACGAGGATAGCTACGCGAAAAAATATACGTATGAAAACACATTGCCGTTTATCCACCGCTGGCAACAAGGCCGTTCATTGTTGGAAGAAGGAAAGCGTATGCCTTTCCATGCCAAGCCGCTGCTTTTATTTTATGGATTTGGCCATCTGCTGAAAGCGCTGATTCTGCTCTATGACCCGAGCTATCCTGCTACAACTAATGTACTAGCCCACGGCGCGTCGACGCGAAAAAGAAAGCGAAAAGAGTACCGTTTTATCGACGATGAGGTCAAAATCCAGAAGCATGGACTCTTCCCTCATTTGCTTCAACATATGTTTCAGATGGATCCTGCCGGTTATGACCGTTTTCAAATGGCGACCCTTTTTTTACAAGTTCCTTTGCTGCAAGATTCGGTCCGTGCTGATCCCCGCTTCAAAGCAAAAAGAAAAACAGCGACGTTGCCGGCTTTATTGGTCCATTATTTACTGTTGTATAATCTCAGTATGATTACCCGTTATGAAACGGAATGGTGGGGGAGCTCATCTCCCAGCGTTCTTCGGCTGATCTTCCGTTGA
- the gyrB gene encoding DNA topoisomerase (ATP-hydrolyzing) subunit B gives MAQHSYDESQIQVLKGLEAVRKRPGMYIGSTNARGLHHLVWEIVDNSIDEAMAGFCDEIHISIEKDNSITVTDNGRGIPVGMHEKEGRPTLEVIMTVLHAGGKFGGGGYKVSGGLHGVGASVVNALSEHMEIEIHRDGNVHYQDYRQGIPQQELSVTGETDKTGTRIRFTPDRTIFTETREYEADTLMTRLRELAFLNKGLHVLFTDKRDEEAETNEYYYEGGIRSFVEYLNQTKEPLHEPPIYIESEQAGIQVEIAVQYNNSFTSNIYSFANNINTHEGGTHESGFKTGLTRVINHYARQNQLFKDNDPNLVGEDVREGLTAIISVKIPDPQFEGQTKTKLGNSSARTATDQQFSDHFARFLAENPDTARKVVEKGITASRAREAAKKAREFTRRKSALEVGSLPGKLADCSTRDASISEMYIVEGDSAGGSAKAGRDSYFQAILPLRGKILNVEKARLDRILNNNEIRSIITALGTGIADEFNIEKARYHKIIIMTDADVDGAHIRTLILTFFYRFMRPLIENGYVYIAQPPLYQVKQNKKVRYIQDEKELQPLLDEWPDTPVPDIQRYKGLGEMNADQLWETTMDPEGRRLLQVTLEDAMMADGIFDTLMGDRVEPRREFIQENAEYVQNLDV, from the coding sequence ATGGCACAACATTCGTATGATGAAAGTCAAATACAGGTACTCAAGGGCTTGGAAGCTGTTCGCAAGCGCCCGGGGATGTATATCGGTTCCACAAACGCGCGGGGACTCCATCATCTCGTTTGGGAAATCGTAGATAACAGCATTGATGAAGCGATGGCAGGCTTCTGTGACGAGATCCATATCTCGATTGAAAAAGACAACAGTATCACGGTGACAGATAACGGCCGCGGCATCCCTGTCGGCATGCACGAAAAAGAAGGCAGGCCAACATTGGAAGTCATTATGACCGTTCTTCATGCCGGGGGAAAATTCGGCGGCGGCGGCTATAAAGTCTCCGGTGGCTTGCATGGCGTAGGGGCTTCCGTGGTAAATGCCCTTTCCGAGCATATGGAAATTGAAATTCATCGAGACGGAAACGTTCACTATCAAGATTATCGGCAAGGGATCCCACAGCAAGAACTCTCGGTCACAGGAGAAACGGACAAAACAGGTACACGGATCCGTTTCACCCCGGATCGAACGATTTTCACCGAAACGAGAGAATATGAAGCCGACACATTAATGACACGCTTGCGAGAGTTGGCATTTTTGAACAAAGGACTCCACGTCCTCTTCACAGACAAACGCGACGAAGAGGCAGAAACGAACGAATACTACTATGAAGGTGGTATTCGCTCCTTTGTTGAGTATTTAAATCAGACCAAGGAACCGCTTCATGAACCGCCGATCTATATCGAAAGCGAACAAGCAGGCATCCAAGTAGAAATCGCGGTTCAGTATAATAATAGTTTTACGAGCAATATCTATTCCTTTGCCAATAATATTAATACGCATGAAGGCGGGACACATGAATCGGGATTTAAAACCGGATTAACCCGCGTGATTAATCATTATGCACGGCAGAACCAATTGTTTAAGGACAATGATCCAAACCTGGTGGGCGAGGATGTGCGAGAAGGTTTAACCGCCATAATTTCGGTGAAAATCCCGGATCCGCAGTTTGAAGGACAGACGAAAACCAAACTGGGAAACAGCAGTGCCCGAACGGCCACCGATCAACAATTCAGCGATCACTTCGCCCGTTTTCTAGCCGAGAATCCGGATACTGCCCGAAAAGTGGTGGAAAAAGGAATCACCGCATCGAGAGCGCGGGAAGCGGCAAAGAAAGCCCGTGAATTCACCCGCCGTAAAAGCGCACTCGAAGTTGGCTCTCTCCCCGGTAAATTGGCGGATTGTTCAACGCGGGACGCAAGTATCAGTGAAATGTATATCGTTGAAGGCGACTCCGCGGGAGGTTCAGCGAAAGCAGGCCGAGACAGCTATTTTCAAGCTATTCTTCCCTTGCGCGGGAAAATCCTAAACGTCGAAAAAGCACGTCTGGACAGGATTCTCAATAACAATGAAATTCGCTCGATCATTACCGCGCTAGGAACGGGGATCGCCGATGAATTTAATATCGAGAAAGCGCGCTATCACAAAATCATTATCATGACGGATGCCGACGTGGACGGGGCGCATATCCGAACACTTATTTTGACGTTTTTCTATCGTTTTATGCGTCCGCTGATTGAAAATGGCTATGTATATATTGCCCAACCTCCGTTATACCAAGTTAAACAAAACAAAAAGGTCCGTTATATCCAAGACGAAAAAGAGTTACAACCGCTTTTGGATGAATGGCCGGACACGCCCGTGCCGGATATTCAACGGTATAAAGGGTTGGGCGAGATGAATGCCGATCAATTATGGGAAACAACCATGGACCCGGAAGGGCGAAGACTGCTGCAAGTTACGCTGGAAGATGCAATGATGGCGGATGGCATTTTCGATACGCTCATGGGAGACAGAGTCGAGCCACGACGAGAATTTATCCAGGAGAATGCGGAATACGTGCAAAACCTCGATGTTTAA
- the guaB gene encoding IMP dehydrogenase: MREDKFGKQGLTFDDVLLLPDRSEIHPRDVNIHSKLTSKLPLNMPILSASMDTVTEAEMAIAMAREGGIGVIHKNVSVEEQAEMVDRVKRSESGVITNPFFLTPDRQVYDAEHLMGKFRISGVPIVDEEQKLVGILTNRDLRFIDDYAIQIDDVMTKKNLVTAPVGTTLAEAEKILQQYKIEKLPLVDDNMELMGLITIKDIEKAIEYPKSAKDEQGRLLVAAAVGVAHDTQIRMKALVEAGVDAIVIDTAHGHSRGVLDQVAQIREDYPDVVLIVGNVATGAGTRDLIQAGADVVKVGIGPGSICTTRVVTGVGVPQITAVHECATEAEKHGVPIIADGGIKYSGDIVKALAAGAHAVMLGSMLAGVSESPGETEIYQGRQFKVYRGMGSMSAMEKGSKDRYFQEDNQKFVPEGIEGRTPYKGPLADTLYQMTGGIRSGMGYCGAADLEMLRNDGQFVQITSASLKENHPHDVQITKEAPNYSI; the protein is encoded by the coding sequence GTGAGAGAGGATAAGTTTGGAAAACAAGGGTTAACCTTTGATGACGTTCTGTTACTTCCGGATCGGTCGGAAATACATCCAAGGGATGTAAACATTCACTCCAAATTAACATCGAAGCTTCCGCTTAATATGCCAATATTAAGTGCCAGCATGGATACGGTAACGGAAGCGGAAATGGCGATTGCAATGGCGCGTGAAGGCGGTATCGGTGTCATTCACAAAAATGTGTCGGTGGAAGAACAGGCAGAAATGGTTGACCGGGTGAAACGTTCCGAGAGCGGCGTTATTACCAATCCTTTTTTCTTAACACCGGATCGGCAAGTGTATGATGCTGAACACTTGATGGGAAAGTTCCGGATTTCCGGCGTCCCAATCGTGGACGAGGAACAAAAGCTTGTAGGGATTCTCACGAATCGCGATCTGCGTTTTATTGACGATTACGCGATCCAAATCGACGATGTCATGACTAAAAAAAATCTCGTAACCGCTCCTGTCGGCACAACGTTGGCGGAAGCGGAAAAGATCTTGCAACAGTATAAAATCGAGAAACTGCCGCTCGTTGATGACAACATGGAACTAATGGGACTCATTACGATCAAAGATATTGAAAAGGCCATTGAATATCCGAAATCTGCCAAAGATGAACAAGGGCGATTGCTTGTTGCGGCTGCCGTCGGTGTCGCCCATGACACACAAATCAGAATGAAAGCACTCGTCGAGGCAGGCGTGGATGCCATTGTTATTGATACGGCACACGGCCATTCCCGCGGGGTGCTCGATCAAGTGGCACAGATTCGCGAGGATTATCCGGACGTGGTATTAATTGTCGGAAACGTGGCCACAGGCGCCGGAACAAGAGATTTAATCCAAGCGGGCGCTGATGTTGTAAAAGTAGGGATTGGACCAGGCTCCATTTGTACAACCCGGGTTGTCACAGGTGTTGGTGTCCCACAGATCACAGCTGTCCATGAATGCGCCACGGAAGCCGAAAAGCACGGGGTGCCGATTATTGCCGACGGCGGGATCAAATACTCCGGAGATATTGTAAAAGCATTGGCGGCAGGTGCGCATGCCGTGATGCTCGGAAGCATGTTGGCAGGGGTTTCCGAAAGCCCCGGCGAAACGGAAATTTATCAAGGGCGCCAGTTTAAAGTTTATCGCGGCATGGGCTCCATGAGTGCGATGGAAAAAGGGAGCAAGGACCGATATTTTCAAGAAGACAATCAGAAATTTGTGCCGGAAGGCATCGAAGGGCGAACGCCTTACAAAGGTCCACTAGCGGACACGCTTTACCAAATGACGGGTGGCATCCGCTCTGGCATGGGGTATTGTGGTGCTGCCGATTTGGAAATGTTGCGTAACGACGGTCAATTTGTCCAAATTACCAGCGCATCATTGAAAGAAAATCATCCGCATGATGTGCAAATCACGAAGGAAGCACCGAACTACAGTATCTAA